The genomic interval TCGCTGCCCAGGTGGCGGCGCAGGCGGGACATCGCCTGGGTGAAGCTCTGGTCGGTCACCTCCTGGTCGCCCCACACGGCGGCCCGGACCCGCTCGCCCGACACCCGCCCGGGGTGCAGGGCCAGGTTGGTCTCGGGAGGCTGACATGCCCTCTGACCTGGGCCTTTACTCGGAGCGGGCGACGAGAATCGAACTCGCGTCTTCAGCTTGGGAAGCTGACATTCTGCCTCTGAACTACGCCCGCGAGCGGTTGCCAGGTTAGTACAGGCGGTCCGGTGGGATCGATGGCGCGGCGTTCACCTGGGCGAAACAGGCCATTCACGTTGGGCCCCTATGTTGCCGGCCGTGGAGGTCGCGCTCCTGAGATGGCCGGACGAGTCGGGGCGGAGGCAGCGGCTGAGCCTTGCCGGGGGGCCGCGACTGTTGCTGGTGGCCGACGGCTCGACGCCCCCGCCGGTCCTGGACTGCCTGGAGGACTGGATCCGGGTCCCGGCCAGCGAGGAGGAGGTGAGGGCCAGGGTCCACGCCCTCGCCGTCCGTCGGGCGGCCCATCACCACGACGCACCGGGGATCGACGCCGACGGCGTGCTGCGCTACCGCAACCGGTGGGTTTCGCTGCCGCCCCTGGAGGCCCGCCTCACCGAACTTCTCCTGAGCCGCTACGGAGCGGTCGTGAGCCGCGAGGCACTGGCCCATTCGGGCTGGCCGGACGGGGCCAACGGGCGCAACGCGCTGGACGTACACGTGCTGCGGCTTCGACGACGGTTGGAACCGTTGGGCCTCGCCATCCGCACAGTGCGGTCTCGCGGCTATCTGCTCGAGACCTCTACGTGACGGCAGGCGCGCGAATCGCTATCGTTCCCGACGCACGGGAACGGAAGGTCGGTGTGAACCCCAGCCTCCACCGGCCTTCCGCCCCGTGTACTTCCCGCGTCCCCCGGCGGTCGGCGGCCAAGGCGTTGGCACCTACGCTGGAGGGCTATGTCTGTTGAGATCTCCGATCTGGCCCAGCCCGCGCCGAGCCGCATCGTGCTCGTCGTCATCGACGGCCTCGGCGGTTACGCCGACGCCCAGCGCGGCACCGAGCTCGAGGAGGCGAGAACCCCCAATCTCGACCGGTTGGCGTCCGAGGGGGCGGTCGGCCTGCTCGACCCGGTCGGCCCGGGCATCACGCCCGGCTCAGGTCCGGGCCACCTGGCCCTGTTCGGCTACGACCCCCTGACCTACGAGCTGGGCCGGGGAGCGTTGTCGGCCGCCGGCCTCGAAGTCGAGGTCCGGGCGGGCGACGTGGCGGCCCGGGGCAACCTGGCGACCGTCGACGACCGAGGGGTGGTCGTCGACCGGCGGGCCGGGCGGATAGGCGACGAGGAGGCGGCCAAGGTCGTGCGGCTCCTGTCCGAGCGGCTCGACCTCGACGGGGTCGAGATCGAACTGGCCCACGAGGCCCAGCACCGGGTGCTGGTCGTGCTGCGGGGTGACGGCCTCGATCCCGCGGTCACCGACACCGACCCCCAGAAGGTGGGCGTCGCCCCCAACGCCCCGATCGCGCTCACGCCCGCGGCCGCCCGCACGGCCGCCCTCGTGGCCGAGCTGTCACGCCAGGTGCGCGAGCTGCTGGCCGGCGAGGCTCGGGCCAACGCCCTGCTCCTGCGCGGCTTCGACACCCATCGAGTGCTGCCGACGATGCAGGAGCGGTTCAAGCTCAACCCGGCGGCGGTGGCGGTCTATCCCATGTACCGGGGGATCGCCAAGCTGGTGGGGATGCACGTCCTGCCCCGCCCCTCGGGCCTCGACGAGCAGGTCGCCCAGATGGCCGCCCACTGGGACGACCACGACTACTTCTTCTTCCACCACAAGCCGGCCGACTCCGCGGGTGAGGACGGCAACTTCGAGGCCAAGGTGGCCGCCATCGAGGACATCGACGCCGCCATGGCAGCCATCGCCGCCCTTGGACCGGACGTGTTGGCCGTGACCGGCGACCACTCCACCCCCAGCCAGATGGCGGCCCACTCCTGGCACCCGGTGCCCGCCCTGGTCTGGAGCCCCCGGGTCGGGCGCGACCAGGCCGACCGGTTCGGTGAACGGTGGTGCCGGGGGGGCGGTCTCGGCCACCGCCGGACGGTCGAGCTCATGCCCGTGCTGCTGGCCTGCGCCGGGCGCCTGGCCAAGTACGGCGCCTGACGGCCGCACCGTTCTCTGCCTGATCAGGGGGGCGGCTTGCATTCCCCGCAGGAGGGAATACTCTCGCGCTAGGGCACCTTGATAGTGGTGCACTCAAGTTTCTATAGTTGTTCTGACAGTTGGGCCCATCTGGCCCGCTGACCGGGAGGAGTACGCCCATGCCCAAGGCCGTCGGGATCGACCTCGGCACCACCAACTCCGTCGTCGCCGTCCTCGAGGCCGGCGAGCCCGCCGTCATCCCCAACGCCGAGGGGGGACGCACGACGCCGTCGGTGGTCGGTTTCTCGAAGACCGGCGAGGTGCTCGTCGGTGAGGTCGCCAAACGCCAGTCCATCACCAACCCCGACCGGACGATCCGTTCGGTGAAGCGCCACATGGGGACGAGCTGGACGATCGGGATCGACGACAAGAAGTACCGGCCCCAGGAGATCTCGGCCCGCATCCTCCAAAAGCTCAAGCGCGATGCCGAGGCGTTCCTGGGTGAGAGCGTGACCCAGGCGGTCATCACCGTCCCCGCCTACTTCGACGACGCCCAGCGCACCGCCACCAAGGAGGCGGGGGCCATCGCCGGCCTCGAGGTGCTGCGCATCATCAACGAGCCCACGGCCGCCGCCCTGGCCTACGGCCTCGACAAGGAGAACCAGGAGCAGACGATCCTCGTCTTCGACCTGGGTGGCGGCACCTTCGACGTCTCGATCCTCGAGATCGGCGAGGGTGTGTTCGAGGTCAAGTCCACCAGTGGGAACACGAGCCTGGGCGGCGACGACTGGGACCAGCGGGTCATCGACTGGCTCGTCAAGCAGTTCAAGGGCGAGCACGGCGTCGACCTCGGCCAGGACAAGATGGCCCTCCAGCGCCTGAAGGAAGCGGCCGAGAAGGCCAAGATCGAGCTGTCGGCCGTGGCCGAGACCCAGATCAACCTGCCCTTCGTGACTGCCACCCAGAGCGGGCCGCTCCACCTCGACTACAAGCTCACCCGGGCGAAGTTCCAGGAGCTGACCGAAGACCTGGTGCAGGCGTGCAAGGGGCCGTTCGAGCAGGCCCTCAAAGACGCGGGCATGAACAAGAACAGCATCGCCCACGTCATCATGGTCGGCGGTTCGACCCGTATGCCGGCTGTGCAGGAGCTGGTGCAGTCGATGACGGGCAAGGAGCCCCACAAGGGCGTCAACCCCGACGAGGTGGTGGCCGTCGGCGCGGCCATCCAGGCGGGTGTGCTCAAGGGCGAGGTCAAAGACGTCCTGCTGCTCGACGTGACGCCCCTCTCGCTCGGCATCGAGACCCGGGGGGGCATCGCCACCAAGCTCATCGAGCGCAACACCACCATCCCCACCCGGCGCACCGAGGTGTTCACCACGGCCGAGGACCTGCAGCCCTCGGTCGAGATCCACGTGCTCCAGGGCGAGCGCGACATGGCCATGTTCAACAAGACGCTGGGCAAGTTCCAGCTCGTCGGGTTGCCGCCCGCACCCCGAGGTGTCCCCCAGATCGAGGTCACCTTCGACATCGACGCCAACGGCATCGTGCACGTGTCGGCCAAGGACCGGGGGACGGGCAAGGAACAGTCGATGACGATCACCGGCCAGTCCTCGCTCAACAAGGACGAGATCCAGCGCATGGTCCGTGACGCCGAGACCCATGCCGAGGAGGACCGGCGGCGTCGCGACGAGGCCGAGACCCGCAACCAGGCCGACACCCTCGTCTACCAGACCGACAAGATGCTGCGGGACTACGCCGACAAGATCGGGCCCGACGAGAAGTCGAAGATCGAGTCGGCCCTGGCGTCGACCAAGGAGGCCCTGCGGGGCAGTGACGTCGGCGCCATCCGTTCCGCCCACGAGAACCTGATGTACGCCACCCAGGCGTTCGCCCAGAAGCTGTACGAGAACACCGGCGATGGTGACGGCGGAGCGCCCGGCGGTGGTTTCGGTGGCCCCTCCGACGACGATGTTGTGGACGCCGAGATCGTCGATGGGTAGCGGGGCACCCGAGAGCACGGCCCACGAGGCCGGGCACTCGGGCCCCGTGCCTGACCCTGAGGAAGTCCGCCGGGACGAGGCCCCCCCCGCTGAGGGGGAGACCGGTGCCGCCCCGTCGGAGGACGAAGCGGCCGCCGAGGTCCCGGCCGCCGATAGCCCCGCGGGCGACAGCCGGGAAGCCGACAGCCCGGGAGCCGACGGCCCGGCGGGTGACGGCGCGGTTGGCGGGGACGACGACAAGCCCCTCCGAGCGGCCGAAAGGGTGCTGCTCAAGCGGTACGAGAAGGAGCGGGACGACTTCCGCGACCAGTACCAGCGGACGCGGGCGGAGTTCGAGAACTACCGCAAGCGCATGGTGCGCCAGCAGACCGAGCAGGCCGAGCGGGCCGCCGAGGGGCTCGTCGAGCAGCTCCTGCCCGCCCTCGACAACTTCGATGCCGCCATCTCCCATGGGACGGGTTTCGAGCAGGCTCGGGCCAGCATGCTCGTACTGCTGGAGAAGCAGGGCCTCGAGCGGATCGACCCGGTGGGCCAGCCCTTCGACCCGGCCGAGTCCGACGCCGTGGCCCACGAGGACGGCGACGGCGGGCCGGTCGTGGCCGAGGTCCTGCGTCCCGGCTACCGCTGGAAGGGCCGCGTCCTGCGGCCCGCCATGGTGCGCGTCCGAGGCTGAGGCCCATGGCCCAGCAGGACTGGCTGGAAAAGGACTTCTACAAGGCTCTGGGCGTCCCCGAAACGGCCACCGAGGACCAGGTCCGCCGGGCGTACCGCAAGCTGGCCAAGCAACACCACCCTGATGCCAACCCGGGCAGCGAGGAGAGGTTCAAGGAGATCACGGCCGCTTACGAGGTGCTGTCGGACTCGGGCAAGCGCAAGGAGTACGACGAGTTCCGCAAGCTCGGCCCCCTCGGAGGCATGTTCGGCGGCCGCGGTGGCCCGGGAGGGGCCGGGGGCGCGGGCGGACCGGGAGGTGCCGGAGGAGGGGGTTCGTTCACGTTCACGAGCGACGACCTCGGCGACCTCCTGGGAGGGCTTTTCGGTCGCGGCCGGGCCGGGCCGGAGGCGACCGGTGGCCCCGGGCCGTTCGGCGGCACGGCGGGATCAGGTGCCGGCCCCCGGCGGGGCGCCGACCTCGAAGCCGAGCTCCACCTGTCCTTCGAGGAGGCCGTCAACGGCGTCACCACGACCGTGAACGTGACCAGCGAGGCCGTGTGCCAGGTGTGCCACGGGGCCGGGTCGGCGCCCGGGACGGCGCCCATCGTGTGCTCGACCTGCTCCGGCCGGGGGGTGACCGACGACAACCAGGGGCTGTTCTCGTTCAGCCGGACCTGCCCACGCTGTGCCGGGCGGGGCATGATCGTCGAAACGCCCTGCCCCAAGTGCGGCGGCCGCGGTGTCGAGGTACGCCCCCGGCAGGTGAAGGTCCGGGTGCCGGCCGGGGTCGACGACGGCCAGAAGGTCCGCCGCAAGGGCGGCGGCAGCGCGGGGCGGAACGGTGGTCCTCCCGGTGACCTGAACGTGGTCGTGCGAGTAGCCCCCCACCCCCTGTTCGGGCGCAAGGGCCGTGACCTCACGATCACCGTGCCGGTCACGTTTGCCGAAGCCGTTCTAGGGGCCGACATCGCGGTTCCGACGTTGTCCGAGCCGGTCACCCTCAAGGTCCCGCCCGGGACCCGCTCAGGGCGTACCTTCCGGGTACGAGGGCGGGGGGTGGCGACCGCCAAGGGGGTGGGCGACCTGCTGGCCACTGTGGAGGTGTCCGTACCCACCCGGCTGTCGTCGGCTGAGCGGGAGGCCATCGAAGCCCTGGCGGCCGCGTCCGGTGAGTCACCTCGTGCCCACCTGGGGGTGTGATCGATGGCCAACGAGCGTGAGCGCGGTGTCTACGTGATCTCGGTGGCGGCCGAGCTGGCGGGTGTCCACCCCCAGACGCTTCGGATCTACGAACGGCGGGGCCTGCTCGACCCCGCTCGCACCGGAGGCGGCAGCCGACGGTACAGCCAGCGTGACATAGAACGCCTGCGGCGGATCTCCGAGCTCACCGAGGCCGGTCTCAACCTGGCCGGCGTGAAGGCCGTCATGGAGCTGGAGGACGAGGTCCGGCGCCTCCGGGCCCAGGTGGTCCAGACCAAGAAGGAGGCCCGGGAGGCCATCGAGCGCATCCACCGCCAGTACCGGCGCGACCTCGTCCCGGTCCAGCAGGCCCCGGTCCCCTACGGCCGGCGCCGCTAACCTCTTGGGGTCGCGCACCCCTCCGGTCCCGACGGACGGGCGGCGCACCAGCCAGATCATGCCGTCCCGCGCGCTTCCCAGACGCAGTGCCGCCGCCATGGCGTCGGCCATGGCGGTGTTGGCCGGCCTGACGGCTGCGGCCCTAGGCGTGGGGGCGGTGGCCGACCGCGATGGGGGTAGGGGCGGGGGGTCTCTGCCCTTCGGCGGCGCGGCCGCCGTGCTCGAGCGGTTGCCGCTGGCCTTCGAGGAGAACGTCGGCCAGTTCGACCCGGCGGTGCGTTTCGCCACCCGGGTTCCCGGCCAGCAGGTGCTGCTGACCGCCTCGGGAATGGTCGTGTCGCCCGCAGGCGTGGGCCTGACCTTCGAGGGCGCCCGGCCCGACGTCTCGGTCGTCGGGGCCGGACCTCTGCCCGCCCGGGTGTCCCGGTTCACGGGCGCCGATCCCGGGCTGTGGCATCCCGGGGCCCCGACCTATTCGGGTGTGACCTACGTGCAGGCCTACCCCGGGGTGGACATCTCCTTCTACGGGCGGGGCCGCCTGGTCGAGCACGACTTCGTGGTCGCGCCGGGCACCGACCCCGGGGTGATCACGTTCGCGGCGCACGGGACCACGGCTCACCTCGCAGCCGGGGGTGACCTGATGCTGGGGGAGGTCCGCCTGCGTGCCCCCGAGATCTACCAGGACGTGGCCGGCGAGCGGCGGCCGGTGCCCGGGCGCTACGAGGACCGCGGTGACGGCCGGTGGGGGTTCGCCATCGGCGCCTACGACCGTTCCCGCCCCCTGGTGATCGACCCGGTGTTGGAGAGCTCGTCCTACCTGGGCGGCACCAGCACGGACACGGCCTACGCGGTGGCCGTCGACGGCGACGGCAGCATCTACGTGACGGGCTACACGGAGTCGGGCGACTTCCCGACGGTCAACCCGCTCCAGCCTTCCCCCCAGTTCGAGGGCACCCGCACGGACGTGTTCGTGACCAAGGTGCAAGCCGACGGGGGGACCGTCCTGTGGTCGACCTACCTGGGGGGTAGGGGCCGTGACGCCGCCTTTGCCCTCGCTCTGGCCCCTGACGGCGGTGTCTACGTCACCGGCTATACCGAGTCGAACGACTTCCCGACGGTCAACCCGGTGCAGGCCGCCAACGGGGGCGCCAGCGACGTGTTCGTGACCAAGATCAACGCCGCAGGGACGGCCCTCGACTTCTCCACCTACCTGGGCGGCACGGGAGCGGACAGCGGCAGCGGCATCGCCGTCGACGCCAGCGGCGCGGTCGTAGTCGTGGGTGCGACCGGTTCGGGCAACTTCCCCAGGGAGCGGCCGTTCCAGGGGGCACTGAGCCGGCCCGACGACGTCGACGGCTTTGTCACCAAGTTCCAGCCCGGCGGCGCCGGCCTGGCGTGGTCGTCCTACCTCGGGGGCTCGGGCGACGACCATGCCATCGACGTGGCTCTCGACGGCGACGGCAACGTGTACGTGACGGGCGACACCCGCTCACCCAACTTCCCCACCGAACGGCCCTTCCAGCCCGCTCTGGGCGGGACCGGGGCGGGCGGGGGAGCCAGCTTCGCCGACGCGTTCGTGAGCAAGATCAACGCCGACGGGTCGGGGTTCGTGTACTCCAGCTACCTGGGCGGAGCCGACTCGGACAAGGGGACGGGGATCGCCGTCGACGCCCAGGGCGCGG from Actinomycetota bacterium carries:
- a CDS encoding winged helix-turn-helix domain-containing protein yields the protein MEVALLRWPDESGRRQRLSLAGGPRLLLVADGSTPPPVLDCLEDWIRVPASEEEVRARVHALAVRRAAHHHDAPGIDADGVLRYRNRWVSLPPLEARLTELLLSRYGAVVSREALAHSGWPDGANGRNALDVHVLRLRRRLEPLGLAIRTVRSRGYLLETST
- a CDS encoding 2,3-bisphosphoglycerate-independent phosphoglycerate mutase yields the protein MSVEISDLAQPAPSRIVLVVIDGLGGYADAQRGTELEEARTPNLDRLASEGAVGLLDPVGPGITPGSGPGHLALFGYDPLTYELGRGALSAAGLEVEVRAGDVAARGNLATVDDRGVVVDRRAGRIGDEEAAKVVRLLSERLDLDGVEIELAHEAQHRVLVVLRGDGLDPAVTDTDPQKVGVAPNAPIALTPAAARTAALVAELSRQVRELLAGEARANALLLRGFDTHRVLPTMQERFKLNPAAVAVYPMYRGIAKLVGMHVLPRPSGLDEQVAQMAAHWDDHDYFFFHHKPADSAGEDGNFEAKVAAIEDIDAAMAAIAALGPDVLAVTGDHSTPSQMAAHSWHPVPALVWSPRVGRDQADRFGERWCRGGGLGHRRTVELMPVLLACAGRLAKYGA
- the dnaK gene encoding molecular chaperone DnaK, with protein sequence MPKAVGIDLGTTNSVVAVLEAGEPAVIPNAEGGRTTPSVVGFSKTGEVLVGEVAKRQSITNPDRTIRSVKRHMGTSWTIGIDDKKYRPQEISARILQKLKRDAEAFLGESVTQAVITVPAYFDDAQRTATKEAGAIAGLEVLRIINEPTAAALAYGLDKENQEQTILVFDLGGGTFDVSILEIGEGVFEVKSTSGNTSLGGDDWDQRVIDWLVKQFKGEHGVDLGQDKMALQRLKEAAEKAKIELSAVAETQINLPFVTATQSGPLHLDYKLTRAKFQELTEDLVQACKGPFEQALKDAGMNKNSIAHVIMVGGSTRMPAVQELVQSMTGKEPHKGVNPDEVVAVGAAIQAGVLKGEVKDVLLLDVTPLSLGIETRGGIATKLIERNTTIPTRRTEVFTTAEDLQPSVEIHVLQGERDMAMFNKTLGKFQLVGLPPAPRGVPQIEVTFDIDANGIVHVSAKDRGTGKEQSMTITGQSSLNKDEIQRMVRDAETHAEEDRRRRDEAETRNQADTLVYQTDKMLRDYADKIGPDEKSKIESALASTKEALRGSDVGAIRSAHENLMYATQAFAQKLYENTGDGDGGAPGGGFGGPSDDDVVDAEIVDG
- the grpE gene encoding nucleotide exchange factor GrpE; the encoded protein is MPDPEEVRRDEAPPAEGETGAAPSEDEAAAEVPAADSPAGDSREADSPGADGPAGDGAVGGDDDKPLRAAERVLLKRYEKERDDFRDQYQRTRAEFENYRKRMVRQQTEQAERAAEGLVEQLLPALDNFDAAISHGTGFEQARASMLVLLEKQGLERIDPVGQPFDPAESDAVAHEDGDGGPVVAEVLRPGYRWKGRVLRPAMVRVRG
- the dnaJ gene encoding molecular chaperone DnaJ — encoded protein: MAQQDWLEKDFYKALGVPETATEDQVRRAYRKLAKQHHPDANPGSEERFKEITAAYEVLSDSGKRKEYDEFRKLGPLGGMFGGRGGPGGAGGAGGPGGAGGGGSFTFTSDDLGDLLGGLFGRGRAGPEATGGPGPFGGTAGSGAGPRRGADLEAELHLSFEEAVNGVTTTVNVTSEAVCQVCHGAGSAPGTAPIVCSTCSGRGVTDDNQGLFSFSRTCPRCAGRGMIVETPCPKCGGRGVEVRPRQVKVRVPAGVDDGQKVRRKGGGSAGRNGGPPGDLNVVVRVAPHPLFGRKGRDLTITVPVTFAEAVLGADIAVPTLSEPVTLKVPPGTRSGRTFRVRGRGVATAKGVGDLLATVEVSVPTRLSSAEREAIEALAAASGESPRAHLGV
- a CDS encoding MerR family transcriptional regulator; amino-acid sequence: MANERERGVYVISVAAELAGVHPQTLRIYERRGLLDPARTGGGSRRYSQRDIERLRRISELTEAGLNLAGVKAVMELEDEVRRLRAQVVQTKKEAREAIERIHRQYRRDLVPVQQAPVPYGRRR